A single window of Candidatus Methylomirabilota bacterium DNA harbors:
- a CDS encoding sigma-54 dependent transcriptional regulator, with amino-acid sequence MRTAQGKIRVLIADDEKNFARVLKTELGREGHNTEVASDGREALEKLKVHEFDIVILDLKMPKLSGMQVLKEVKKWALVPEVIILTGHGTIPTAVEAMKLGAYTYITKPCKTADLNLLIQKAYEKRQIIRENLYLKTRLGQDEQFPEIVTASPKIRRVLEMLSRVAPTDSPVLITGESGTGKELIAKAIHQLSKRKDQPFLVINCGALQESILESELFGHEKGAFTGAHSAKLGLFEVVDGGTLLLDEIGEISPAMQLKLLRVIETGQFFRVGSTRERHVDVRILSATNRDLQELVKSGKFREDLYYRINVLPIHIPPLRDRPEDIPLLTRHSLQVFAPLGKKTVSGEAIDLMVRYSWPGNVRELQHVIRRALILSPKSQIEPEDLPLDLQLDRITPGKSAPSGALSTLEEVERDHITRVLEQVKGHRGEAAQILGIDPKTLYRKLLTYQISIQEARGCR; translated from the coding sequence ATGCGAACCGCACAGGGCAAGATCCGGGTCTTGATCGCCGACGACGAGAAAAACTTTGCGCGAGTGTTGAAAACAGAGCTCGGACGGGAGGGGCACAACACTGAAGTCGCCTCGGACGGTCGGGAGGCCCTCGAGAAACTCAAGGTGCATGAATTCGATATCGTTATTCTGGATCTCAAGATGCCTAAGCTGAGCGGCATGCAGGTGCTCAAGGAGGTGAAGAAGTGGGCCCTCGTCCCTGAGGTGATCATTCTCACCGGACACGGAACCATCCCCACTGCAGTGGAGGCTATGAAGCTCGGCGCGTACACCTATATTACGAAGCCCTGCAAGACTGCAGACCTCAATCTCCTCATCCAGAAGGCGTACGAAAAACGGCAGATTATCCGAGAGAATCTCTATCTCAAGACCCGCCTGGGACAGGACGAGCAGTTTCCGGAGATCGTCACAGCGAGCCCGAAGATCCGACGGGTTCTGGAGATGCTCTCGCGGGTCGCCCCGACCGATTCCCCCGTCCTGATCACCGGCGAGAGCGGGACTGGCAAGGAACTGATCGCGAAGGCCATCCACCAGCTTTCGAAGCGGAAAGACCAACCTTTCCTCGTCATCAACTGCGGGGCACTCCAGGAGAGCATCCTCGAGAGTGAGCTCTTTGGGCACGAGAAGGGGGCCTTCACCGGCGCCCACTCTGCCAAGCTCGGCCTCTTTGAGGTGGTGGACGGAGGGACGTTACTGCTGGACGAGATCGGCGAGATCTCCCCAGCCATGCAGCTTAAACTTCTGCGGGTCATCGAGACCGGCCAGTTCTTCCGAGTCGGAAGCACTCGGGAGCGACACGTAGATGTTCGGATCCTCTCGGCAACCAACAGAGATCTCCAGGAGTTGGTCAAGTCCGGAAAGTTCCGGGAGGATTTATACTATCGAATCAATGTCCTTCCGATCCACATTCCCCCTCTTCGGGACCGGCCTGAGGACATTCCTTTACTGACCCGCCACTCCCTCCAGGTCTTTGCCCCCTTAGGGAAGAAGACCGTAAGCGGCGAGGCCATCGATCTCATGGTGCGATACTCCTGGCCAGGGAATGTCCGGGAGCTCCAACACGTCATTCGCCGGGCGCTCATCCTCTCCCCGAAGTCCCAAATCGAACCAGAGGATCTTCCCCTGGATCTCCAGCTAGACCGGATCACACCGGGGAAGTCCGCCCCGTCCGGAGCTCTCTCCACTCTCGAAGAAGTGGAGCGGGATCATATCACCCGCGTCCTCGAGCAGGTAAAGGGGCACCGGGGAGAGGCAGCGCAGATCTTGGGGATCGATCCCAAAACCCTCTACCGCAAACTTCTGACCTACCAAATCAGCATTCAGGAAGCACGGGGCTGTCGCTGA
- a CDS encoding PAS domain-containing protein — MARGVGRKPKARSVRKVRVRGQAPESLLNILLSRLDVGVLALDRHGKILNANPAWWGLLRLPRRQLSREDFSAAFPRPLQPQVRSLVEELQEKNGPVELVLAKGGLHLEASPWKKGFLFLLTEQPLLLRERGLTQKILDSLPLGLYVIDRSFTIVAWNRTRETGPPGMRRKDVIGRNLFQVLPSLQRTRIEEEFRQVFETGATPQVEEESEVEGEQRTFRVSKVPLTDGRGDVTHVITLVEDITERRRIERQLLASEKLAGIGQLASGIAHEINNPMATIASCAEALLKHSQDLTPALQDAEYFRLYPRIIEDEVYRCKGILAGLSDLSREGSGEQQPIDLRVLLEGTLRVLGFQLRSRGITVTQDFDVELPLLLGNEGELRQAFLALLMNALEAMDGGGILTVRARTTGLGARAFTGSPAPIRLSAHGVQVEIEDTGRGVSPDLLPRVFEPFFSTKPPGKGAGLGLYIAEGIVGAHGGRIDIHSVEGKWTVVRVYFPPAKTQTNQGR; from the coding sequence GTGGCCAGGGGCGTAGGTCGAAAGCCGAAAGCCAGGTCAGTACGTAAGGTTCGCGTCAGGGGACAGGCCCCGGAGAGCCTCCTGAACATCCTGCTCTCCCGCCTGGATGTTGGAGTCCTCGCCTTAGACCGACACGGCAAGATCCTCAATGCGAATCCCGCCTGGTGGGGTCTCTTGCGGCTACCCCGCCGTCAGCTTTCCCGCGAGGACTTCAGCGCCGCCTTCCCCCGCCCGCTACAACCCCAGGTGCGATCTCTCGTGGAGGAGCTCCAGGAAAAAAACGGCCCGGTAGAGCTTGTCCTAGCCAAAGGGGGTCTGCACCTCGAGGCGAGCCCCTGGAAGAAAGGCTTTCTCTTCCTTCTCACCGAACAACCGTTGCTATTGCGAGAGCGGGGCTTGACACAGAAGATCCTGGACAGCCTTCCCCTGGGGCTCTATGTGATTGATCGAAGCTTCACTATCGTCGCCTGGAACCGAACGCGGGAGACCGGCCCGCCTGGCATGAGGCGCAAGGACGTAATCGGCCGAAATCTTTTTCAGGTGCTTCCCTCCTTGCAGCGCACGAGGATCGAGGAGGAGTTCCGGCAGGTTTTTGAGACCGGGGCCACCCCCCAGGTGGAGGAAGAATCGGAAGTGGAAGGCGAGCAGAGGACATTCCGGGTCAGCAAAGTCCCCCTCACCGACGGCCGCGGAGACGTCACGCACGTGATTACCCTCGTCGAGGACATCACCGAACGGCGACGGATCGAGCGCCAACTCCTGGCCAGTGAGAAGTTAGCCGGGATCGGCCAGCTCGCCTCCGGCATCGCCCACGAAATCAACAATCCGATGGCCACGATTGCTTCTTGTGCGGAGGCACTCCTCAAACATAGCCAGGATCTCACGCCGGCCTTACAGGATGCGGAGTATTTCAGGCTGTATCCTCGGATCATCGAGGATGAGGTCTACCGCTGCAAGGGAATCCTGGCCGGCCTTTCCGACCTCAGTCGAGAGGGGAGCGGGGAGCAGCAGCCCATCGATCTGCGCGTCCTGCTCGAGGGGACTCTGCGTGTATTGGGTTTTCAACTCCGGAGCCGGGGAATTACCGTCACCCAAGACTTTGATGTTGAATTGCCCCTGCTGCTGGGCAACGAGGGCGAGCTCCGTCAGGCCTTCCTGGCCCTCCTGATGAACGCACTCGAGGCTATGGATGGCGGGGGTATCCTCACCGTGAGGGCCAGGACAACCGGTCTTGGAGCGAGGGCTTTCACCGGTTCACCGGCTCCGATCCGGTTATCAGCCCACGGGGTCCAGGTGGAGATCGAGGACACCGGCCGGGGGGTCTCCCCCGATCTCCTTCCGCGAGTCTTCGAACCCTTCTTCAGCACCAAGCCCCCCGGCAAGGGTGCTGGGTTGGGTCTCTACATCGCTGAGGGCATCGTGGGCGCCCACGGAGGGAGAATCGATATCCATTCGGTCGAGGGGAAATGGACGGTCGTCCGCGTCTACTTTCCTCCCGCAAAGACTCAGACTAACCAGGGGAGATGA
- the hemB gene encoding porphobilinogen synthase, with the protein MHFPTRRPRRLRRSETIRRMMRETTLQVDDLIMPLFVVHGTGIRQEIAPMPDNYQLSVDQLTKEVKEIAALGIPAVILFGIPEHKDAYGSEAYAKDGIIQQAVRAIKDSVTDLLVITDTCLCEYTSHGHCGVVEHGSVKNDPTIELLAKAAVSQAEAGADMIAPSDMMDGRVAAIREALDTDGFEEVAIMAYAAKYASSFYGPFREAAEATPQFGDRRSYQMDSANAAEALREVALDIEEGADIVMVKPALAYLDIVWRIRTEFDVPVAAYNVSGEFAMVKAAARLGWLEEERAMCEILTAIKRAGADLILTYFAKDAARLLRRNE; encoded by the coding sequence ATGCATTTTCCAACGCGTCGCCCCCGACGTCTTCGGCGGTCGGAGACGATTCGCCGAATGATGCGGGAGACGACCCTGCAGGTGGACGATCTCATTATGCCCCTCTTTGTTGTTCATGGAACGGGCATCCGACAAGAGATTGCGCCCATGCCTGACAATTACCAACTCTCCGTGGACCAGCTCACCAAGGAAGTCAAGGAGATTGCGGCGCTCGGGATTCCCGCGGTCATCCTCTTCGGCATTCCAGAGCACAAGGATGCCTACGGATCCGAGGCCTACGCCAAGGATGGGATCATCCAGCAGGCCGTCCGGGCCATTAAAGATTCGGTCACCGACCTCCTCGTCATCACCGACACCTGTCTCTGCGAATATACCAGTCACGGCCATTGCGGGGTCGTGGAGCACGGAAGCGTCAAGAACGATCCGACCATAGAGCTACTCGCAAAGGCGGCAGTCTCCCAGGCGGAGGCGGGCGCGGACATGATAGCCCCTTCGGACATGATGGACGGGCGGGTGGCTGCAATCCGGGAAGCCCTGGATACAGATGGTTTTGAGGAGGTCGCGATCATGGCGTACGCGGCCAAGTACGCCTCGAGCTTTTACGGGCCCTTCCGGGAGGCGGCGGAGGCAACCCCTCAATTCGGTGATCGGAGGAGCTATCAGATGGATTCGGCCAACGCCGCAGAGGCCTTACGCGAGGTGGCCCTGGACATCGAGGAGGGGGCCGATATTGTCATGGTAAAGCCTGCCCTGGCTTATCTGGACATCGTGTGGCGGATCCGGACGGAGTTTGACGTGCCGGTGGCCGCCTATAATGTGAGTGGGGAATTTGCCATGGTCAAGGCCGCCGCTCGGCTGGGCTGGCTAGAGGAGGAGCGGGCCATGTGCGAGATCCTCACCGCGATCAAGCGGGCTGGTGCCGATCTGATCCTCACCTACTTCGCCAAAGACGCCGCCCGCCTGCTGCGCCGCAACGAGTAG
- the hemL gene encoding glutamate-1-semialdehyde 2,1-aminomutase, with protein sequence MDKRSSDLFEEAQRYLPGGVNSPVRAFRAVGGRPFFVEKGDGSRIYDVDGNVYIDYVCSWGPLILGHAHPQVVEALQKTAGRGTSYGAPTELEVILARMVTEALPSVEMVRFVNSGTEAVMSALRVARAYTQRDKVVKFAGCYHGHADSLLVKAGSGALTLGVPNSAGVPEAVARDTITLGYNNLDQVREVMGSLGKEVACIIVEPVAGNMGVVAPSPGFLEGLRELTLKHGALLVFDEVITGFRLSYGGAQGLYGIRPDLTCLGKVIGGGLPVGAYGGRRDIMENVAPLGPAYQAGTLSGNPLAMTAGIQTLTLLRSGRIYEELEEQGRSLAEGTEEAYRAANLLCCLNRVGSMWTLFFTHGPVKDDRDIERANVGGYARYFHAMLDRGISLPPSQFEAAFLSAAHSTQDVAETIEASREALQLVSHG encoded by the coding sequence ATGGACAAGAGGTCATCGGATTTATTTGAAGAGGCACAGCGGTACCTACCGGGTGGCGTGAACAGCCCCGTCCGGGCCTTTCGGGCCGTGGGGGGACGACCCTTCTTTGTCGAGAAGGGAGACGGGTCCCGAATCTATGATGTGGATGGAAACGTCTACATCGACTACGTCTGCTCCTGGGGTCCTTTGATTCTGGGACACGCCCACCCTCAGGTTGTGGAGGCGTTGCAGAAGACGGCAGGACGGGGGACGAGCTACGGCGCCCCGACAGAGCTGGAGGTCATCTTAGCCCGGATGGTGACAGAGGCCCTCCCCTCAGTCGAGATGGTGCGCTTTGTGAACTCGGGGACCGAAGCCGTCATGAGTGCCCTCCGGGTGGCCCGGGCGTACACCCAGCGGGACAAGGTGGTCAAGTTTGCCGGCTGCTACCATGGTCATGCGGATAGCCTGTTGGTCAAGGCCGGCTCGGGCGCCTTGACCCTGGGCGTCCCGAATTCCGCCGGTGTTCCCGAGGCCGTAGCGAGAGACACCATCACCCTCGGATATAACAATCTGGACCAGGTCCGAGAGGTAATGGGGTCGCTGGGGAAGGAAGTGGCGTGTATCATTGTCGAGCCCGTGGCCGGTAACATGGGGGTAGTTGCACCGAGTCCAGGCTTTCTCGAGGGGCTGAGGGAACTAACCTTGAAGCATGGAGCCCTTTTAGTCTTTGACGAGGTGATCACCGGCTTTCGTCTCAGCTACGGTGGAGCACAAGGACTGTACGGAATCCGCCCCGACCTGACATGTCTCGGGAAGGTCATCGGAGGAGGGCTACCGGTTGGTGCCTATGGGGGGCGGCGTGACATCATGGAAAATGTTGCTCCATTGGGGCCGGCGTACCAGGCGGGTACCCTCTCCGGCAATCCGCTGGCCATGACGGCAGGGATCCAGACTTTGACCCTCTTGAGAAGCGGGCGGATCTATGAAGAGCTTGAGGAACAGGGAAGATCCCTCGCCGAGGGAACCGAGGAGGCATACCGGGCAGCGAATTTGTTGTGTTGCCTGAACCGGGTTGGTTCCATGTGGACCCTTTTCTTTACGCATGGTCCGGTAAAGGATGACCGGGATATCGAACGGGCCAACGTGGGAGGTTACGCCCGTTACTTTCATGCCATGTTGGATCGGGGGATCAGCCTTCCCCCTTCTCAATTCGAGGCTGCTTTCCTCTCAGCCGCCCACAGCACCCAGGACGTGGCGGAGACCATTGAGGCGTCCCGCGAGGCCCTCCAACTAGTCAGTCACGGGTGA
- a CDS encoding 4Fe-4S binding protein produces the protein MDYLEHFIHRVSGAQATVDTPRCLREHSGLSDCHLCVKSCPVESIDLSGGVHVLSHCTGCGICLTVCPVSAFDLNGARAGQLLSQLASLLRESQDLLVSCERSADAGSADLIVPCLARMDETLLMGALALGARELCLTRAPCQGCPYPEATARYRRMLGRVRTWDRVLPGSSERILEVGEGEEAREKHKKARAESLDRRAFFTWVRSEGVHLMASFLDDFSQGFQGRESMRGVSLPLRNQLLPQFLRKLKVQQGEVPYDPEGPFADLLLDEVKCNACEACFQICPTRAIQREGGEEAFRLTLDASRCVNCSLCLDACIPNALTYRQGLSLKVVASREPQVLVEKTYRHCVRCEVRFLSSGEVDSEDLCSACCYLADLESTSAIAHEGAGGVTAVGKGEKDIGQGVQEE, from the coding sequence ATGGATTATCTCGAACACTTCATCCATCGGGTAAGCGGGGCTCAAGCAACTGTCGATACGCCCCGCTGCCTCCGGGAGCACTCTGGGCTTTCGGACTGTCACCTCTGCGTAAAAAGCTGCCCGGTCGAGAGCATTGATCTCAGCGGGGGAGTCCACGTCCTCAGTCACTGCACCGGCTGCGGGATCTGTCTCACCGTCTGTCCCGTTTCTGCCTTTGATTTGAACGGAGCGAGAGCAGGGCAGTTGCTTTCCCAGCTTGCCTCCCTCCTGCGGGAGAGCCAGGATCTGTTGGTCAGCTGCGAGCGGAGTGCCGATGCTGGATCGGCCGATCTGATCGTGCCCTGCCTTGCGCGAATGGACGAGACTCTCTTGATGGGTGCGCTGGCCCTCGGAGCCCGGGAGCTTTGCCTCACCAGAGCGCCCTGCCAGGGCTGCCCGTACCCGGAGGCTACTGCACGGTACCGGCGGATGCTCGGTCGGGTGCGCACGTGGGATCGAGTCCTTCCGGGATCTTCCGAGCGAATCCTCGAAGTGGGTGAGGGGGAGGAGGCTAGGGAAAAGCACAAAAAGGCGAGAGCTGAGAGCCTGGACCGCCGGGCCTTTTTCACCTGGGTGAGAAGTGAGGGGGTGCACCTCATGGCTTCTTTCCTCGACGACTTCTCCCAGGGTTTTCAGGGCAGAGAGTCCATGAGGGGTGTTTCCCTTCCTCTTCGGAATCAACTCCTTCCCCAATTCCTGAGAAAGCTTAAGGTCCAGCAGGGTGAGGTCCCTTACGATCCTGAGGGCCCCTTTGCGGACCTCCTCCTCGATGAGGTCAAGTGTAACGCCTGTGAGGCCTGCTTCCAGATCTGTCCCACGAGAGCAATCCAGCGGGAGGGGGGTGAGGAAGCCTTCCGCCTCACGCTGGACGCGAGCCGTTGCGTCAACTGCAGTCTCTGCCTGGATGCCTGCATACCGAATGCGTTGACCTATCGGCAGGGACTTTCACTCAAAGTTGTTGCCTCACGGGAACCGCAGGTTCTCGTGGAGAAGACATATCGTCATTGTGTCCGGTGTGAGGTACGCTTCCTCTCCAGCGGAGAGGTGGATTCCGAGGATCTGTGCTCGGCCTGCTGTTATCTAGCGGATCTGGAAAGCACCTCGGCCATTGCGCATGAAGGGGCAGGAGGAGTGACCGCGGTGGGGAAGGGAGAGAAGGATATTGGTCAAGGTGTACAGGAGGAGTGA
- a CDS encoding NADH-quinone oxidoreductase subunit A produces the protein MAADYAYVALFLIVGALFVVFNIDILSRLIRPAKPTPEKLATYECGEDPIGSPWLRIHIRYYLFTLMFILFAVETVFLFLWAIVYRSLGLFAFIEMMIFIIILLVGLAYAWAKGALEWV, from the coding sequence ATGGCAGCGGATTACGCATATGTCGCCCTCTTCCTGATCGTTGGCGCCCTCTTCGTGGTGTTCAACATTGATATCCTTTCGCGCCTGATCCGACCCGCGAAGCCGACGCCGGAGAAGCTTGCTACATACGAGTGCGGCGAAGATCCCATCGGCAGCCCCTGGCTTCGGATCCACATCCGGTACTATCTCTTTACCCTGATGTTTATCCTCTTCGCGGTGGAAACGGTCTTCCTCTTCCTCTGGGCCATTGTCTACCGCTCCCTCGGCTTGTTTGCCTTCATCGAGATGATGATTTTCATCATCATCCTCCTGGTCGGCCTCGCGTACGCGTGGGCCAAGGGAGCACTCGAATGGGTCTAA
- a CDS encoding NADH-quinone oxidoreductase subunit C, producing MIGIMTAEDILQQIQSRFGGEIRTAEVRRGEACVTIGADRNYEICRFIREELGYDYLNCLSGVDWPTDNEMEVVYAISSLKQPGKIMLRARVPRDEPVLRSVVPLWATANWHEREAYDLLGIRFENHPDLRRILLSEDWIGHPLQKDYQDERFVPYPWDDRKPGTVARPTTA from the coding sequence GTGATCGGGATTATGACGGCAGAAGATATCCTGCAGCAGATCCAGTCCCGGTTTGGGGGCGAGATTCGAACGGCAGAGGTCCGGCGTGGAGAGGCTTGTGTGACCATCGGGGCGGACCGGAATTATGAGATCTGTCGCTTTATTAGAGAGGAGCTGGGCTACGACTACCTGAATTGCCTGAGTGGCGTTGATTGGCCGACCGATAACGAGATGGAAGTAGTTTATGCTATCTCGTCCCTGAAACAGCCGGGGAAGATCATGCTCCGGGCGCGGGTCCCCCGGGATGAGCCCGTCCTTCGCTCGGTGGTCCCCCTGTGGGCGACCGCGAACTGGCACGAGCGGGAAGCCTATGATCTCTTGGGGATCCGCTTTGAGAACCATCCAGACCTTCGGCGGATTCTCCTCTCCGAGGACTGGATCGGCCATCCCCTGCAGAAAGATTACCAGGATGAGCGGTTCGTGCCTTACCCCTGGGACGACCGAAAGCCTGGAACGGTTGCCCGGCCGACGACGGCATAG